The sequence ATTTTTTATTATACCACGAAACAGAAAGTTATAAAATATGTTTATCATTATAATTTTCATTTATAGTAATGATATTTTAAAATCAATCTCCAAAATTATTTTATTGTTTCAGTATTAAAGGAGCTTGAGTACATATCAATTTTTGCAGTAAACAACGGCATTACAAAAAATGTTATAAAAAATAATATTCCATAATATGCAAAAACCGTCCATAATGGTGCTTTTCCATTAGTACTCATCTGTAAAAGCGGAATTTTGCTTCCAGCGTGAATAAATCCCTCAAAAGCCTTAAAAATAATTTCTGTAACAAAAACAATCGGGCTGTTAAATAAAGATAATTTAAAAATATTTAGAAGCACAATAAAAAATAAACATTGTATAACAACTGTTCCGATTGGTATTCCCACAATATTTAATAAAAATGAAAATAATGGCAGTTTTTCAAAATAATATAAAAATAATGGAATACTCGTAATTTGTATTGTTAAACTCAAAAATATCAAATCTACAGTATTTCTCAAAACCTCGTTTTTTATTTTATCCAAAATTTTTTCCTGATAAATTTTCTTAAATTCAGGATTTACAAATATTATTGCCACAACTGCTGCATATGAAAGCTGCATTGAAATATCAAAAAGTGAATACGGATTTAGCACAATTATAACAATAAACGATATTAACAAAGATTTTTTACTATCTTCCTGCTCAAAAAGAATCCTTGCCAAAATCATCATCGCTCCCATAATATAAGCACGTAAAATTCCTGGCGAGAATCCAATTAATGCACAATAGAAAGTTAGTGCCACAAGTGCCATCAGATATTTAAACCTATACCCTAGCGAAAATCCATCCAAAATTTTCACAATTCCAATAACAACTAGACTTATATGAGTCCCAGAAATTACAATTAAATGAGCCAGTCCCGTGTATTTGAACTTATCCTTCATATCCTTAGAAACCTCTGCCTTTTCTCCCAGAACCGCAGCATGTGAAAAAGCATACAAATTTTCTTCAGTTATAAATAAATTATCAAAAATCTCCAAAATATATTTACGGACGACATTTAATCGTGATTCTTTATATCCCAGCAGTTTCCCTTCAATCTTAATATTGCCATTTTTATTTACAATTTTCCTAATTTTGTACCGCATAAGGTAAAATCCATATTCAAGCCCCTTCTTATTCTCAATGCTCGCCTGGTTTTTCAAATATTTGTTATTAACCTTCAAGACACTTCCACGATTTCCATCAATCTTCACATAAAGTGTCTTTTCTCCAGAAAGTTCTCCCTTAAAAGTAACAAAATTCAGATAAAACACAAACAAAAAAATCCCTGCCAAAATTAAAATTCCAAATTGCCAAGTTCTTTTCACTTCTTCAATTCCAACTTGCATATTAAAAAATTTTACTAAATTTTGTTTTCTGCGTGAAAGTTCGGATTTTATATACTTTTTCCTAGTCTCTTTCTCCCTCAATTTTTTCATTTCCAGAATATATTTATCAAATTCCTTATTTTCAAATTTAGTTACATTTTCTTGAGTTTCATTGCTTCCACTATTTTTACTTATTTTTGTATTCTTATATTTTTTAAAATCTTCTTTTCTATCTGATTTTTTTACAATTTTACGAAATCTTATATTCTCAAAATCTCTTTTTTTATTATTTTGTCCAGTTGTTGTATTATTCTCAACATTTCCCCCATTTTTCATCTAAATTTCCTCCTCCCACAAGTTAGCCTTTGAATAGTCATCCGAAAGATTAATCGGCTTTTTAGCCCTGTAAATACTTATAATCGGATATTTTGCCGCATTTATTGTGTTTGTAGAAATTCTGTAATAAATTTTTTCTCCCTTTTTATCCATCAAATAAACGGAAAATCCTTTTTCAAAATTTCCTTCATTTGTAGTACGTCTTCTAAAATCAGCATTTTTATTAGAATTATTTGTCATATACGATAAGTTTTGAGAAATCTCCATTTTATCAACAATATCCTTTTTTCCATTTTTCTCGTCCAAAAAATAAGCTGTCTTTTCAGATATTTTAAAATCCAGTACATATTCCTTCCTGTTGTGCTGTGCATACTGCTGAATTTTTCTGATAAACTGGCTAACATTCCTCTTTTGAATTGCAAACTCCTGATTCTGCCTCTGTCTCTGCAAATTCACAGAAACCACCATAAACAAAATCGCCATAATTGAAATGTATAACAAAACCTCAATGAGTGTAAACCCCTTGTTATTCCCCTTTATTCTCATTTTTCCCCCTTTTAAAAAACTATTTTTATACAAAATTTAATTTTTAATTAATATTATTATACATCATTTTTTGAAAAAATCAAATATTTTTTACAAATAAAAAAATTCCCTACTTAATAAATAAGGAATTTTTTTCGTAGTTTTTTACTCATTTGAATTTTGTTTTATTTACATTCTAATCTAAATATAAAAAATTAATTTTTACTTTTTGTTTCACTTGATTTGACAATACACCTAATTCAAAATTTTAATCATATAAATAGAAATCCATTATTTGTAATAGTTCCCTAGAATTATCATCTATACTTTCATTTGCTAATACATCCTTTATTTCCTCTTGCAATTTCATTCTTTCATTTTTAAATTCTTCCTTTTTTTCGGCATCATAAGCCATATGTGCCATTCTTCCTATTGCTGAAAATCCGAAAGTAAAATAATTAAAAATTGTTATAAATCGTTTTTTCTTTTTAGTTTTTTTAAATTTCATATATTTTTTATCAATTGAACTTACGTCTAGATTTTCTTGTTTTGCTGATTCAAAAAACTTTTCTAGCCTGCTTACACTATTTCTTGAAAATAATTCTAATCCATGTTCTATTAATTCCTTTACTTTTACCATTTATCTTCCCTTCAATTTATAAATTTACAAACTTTTCTCTGCTTCATCAATAGTCTTATAACCTTTTTCCAGTACAATATTTTCCAAATTATTTTCTGCCAAGTTGACCTTATTTGTAACACAGCTTTGGATATACTCGTAATATAATTTCAATGTTTTTACTGAATATGACGATAATTCTCCCTTCAAATAAGTTTCAATTGAAGTATAGTTCGGAGTGTCATATTTTGAGTATAAGGGACGCCCTTTTGAAGTAACTTTTGGATATTTTTTTATTATTTCTTCTTCCCAATGCAAATAAATTTCTACTATTTTTTGCACCAATTCTTCTTTCTCCTGCGAGATTTCGGGCAAGTAACCCTTAATTATTTCATATTCCTTTGGCGAACTGTATTTCATCATTCTAGCATATTTATCCTGAACAATGTTTTCACCACGATGTTTTGCCAAAATCAAGTCTTCCAGATAACTTTCCAGAATTTCATCAGGCAATGTTTCCCATTGACTTCTTCTCATAATTTCAAATTCCTGCGGATTATCCTGACATTCTGCTCTTCCTTCCGTATGATGCACATTTTGAAAAAATTCCCATTCCCTTTTTAAGATTTGTCGAATAAAACTTTCTTTTTTACTAATTTCTCTTTCCATTTTCAATTCTCCTATTTTAAAATCCAATATTCTTTAATTTTGTTGATTATTTTTAAAATTTTTTATTTTAATCCATCGCAGGGTTCCAGTTTCTTAATTTTTCATCTTCAATTTTATTTTGCACAAAAGGCCCATAATCCTGTAAAAAGTCGCTTGTTAACTGTCTTGGAACAATATCTTGATTTTTCATTTCCGAAATTACATCAGCACTTATTTCTTCAATAATTTGAAATTTTCGATTAATCGCACCAGTTGGCAATTTTACCAGTTCTTCAATTAAAAAATAAGTTTTTTCGCCTAAAATTTTTAAATCTTTTAAGGCTTTTGGCATCCATTTGTAAAAAAGTTTATATTTTTTATTTAATAAAAAAATCATATGTATCGCCTCATTTATAAACTCAGTTTCCGCAAGCCTTGCTGCCACAATTTCATTCCTTTTCATGCACCGCAAATAGTTATACTGCCCAGATTGTGCCATTTTCATACATCTTGTGGCAATTTTATTAAGCCGTATATCTTCTGGAAAATATTTTTC is a genomic window of Leptotrichia trevisanii DSM 22070 containing:
- a CDS encoding ComEC/Rec2 family competence protein, with the translated sequence MKNGGNVENNTTTGQNNKKRDFENIRFRKIVKKSDRKEDFKKYKNTKISKNSGSNETQENVTKFENKEFDKYILEMKKLREKETRKKYIKSELSRRKQNLVKFFNMQVGIEEVKRTWQFGILILAGIFLFVFYLNFVTFKGELSGEKTLYVKIDGNRGSVLKVNNKYLKNQASIENKKGLEYGFYLMRYKIRKIVNKNGNIKIEGKLLGYKESRLNVVRKYILEIFDNLFITEENLYAFSHAAVLGEKAEVSKDMKDKFKYTGLAHLIVISGTHISLVVIGIVKILDGFSLGYRFKYLMALVALTFYCALIGFSPGILRAYIMGAMMILARILFEQEDSKKSLLISFIVIIVLNPYSLFDISMQLSYAAVVAIIFVNPEFKKIYQEKILDKIKNEVLRNTVDLIFLSLTIQITSIPLFLYYFEKLPLFSFLLNIVGIPIGTVVIQCLFFIVLLNIFKLSLFNSPIVFVTEIIFKAFEGFIHAGSKIPLLQMSTNGKAPLWTVFAYYGILFFITFFVMPLFTAKIDMYSSSFNTETIK
- a CDS encoding type II secretion system protein is translated as MRIKGNNKGFTLIEVLLYISIMAILFMVVSVNLQRQRQNQEFAIQKRNVSQFIRKIQQYAQHNRKEYVLDFKISEKTAYFLDEKNGKKDIVDKMEISQNLSYMTNNSNKNADFRRRTTNEGNFEKGFSVYLMDKKGEKIYYRISTNTINAAKYPIISIYRAKKPINLSDDYSKANLWEEEI
- a CDS encoding DUF4125 family protein; this encodes MEREISKKESFIRQILKREWEFFQNVHHTEGRAECQDNPQEFEIMRRSQWETLPDEILESYLEDLILAKHRGENIVQDKYARMMKYSSPKEYEIIKGYLPEISQEKEELVQKIVEIYLHWEEEIIKKYPKVTSKGRPLYSKYDTPNYTSIETYLKGELSSYSVKTLKLYYEYIQSCVTNKVNLAENNLENIVLEKGYKTIDEAEKSL